tTCTTGTCCCATCCACTTGCTACTGAACTACCAATGGAATATTACAGATGTTCTTTGTGAATTAAGAAATTCTTCACACAACAGAAGGTTAAGCTGATAACACTCTCTTTactaatcaaatcaaataattaaTTTTGCATATTGAAGATAGCAATTCATTCCAATTTATGTCACCGCCAGTTTAATTATCTTTCTGTGATTCAAACTCCACCCTAGGTTTTGATCATACAACCTATACTGACATTCTCGTGCAATGTGAAAGGAATATTCTGCTGTTGGGGGTGTCAGCTTTTGAAGGAGACAGTAAACCTATATCTAAAGTTTAGTTGGATGTTAAGGATCCCAAAGcattatttgaaacaaaacaaggGGCTCTCGCCGTACTTAGCATTCCTGTCTCAAACAATACCATCAAAAGCTGATCAGCTGGCTATTCGCTGCATTCCTGCTTGTGATCTTGCAAACAGAATGGACATTTGGTTGAATAACCAAACTGCATCTTAAAGAAATGACATTGCTTATGAAGTATCTTGAAATGTTCCTCAGGGATATTGTAAGGTCCTCTGTGTGTACCATTTCACTTGTTCTCAACAAAGCTTGCGTTCAACAAAATGCCTTTTGTCTCGCTACCCGATAAATTACACATCCATTGAATTCCATCATAAGCAACAGGATGAGCTGTGAATGAAGGCACAACGACAGGGAATGCCGAGTGTGGCAAGGGCGAAAGAGATAAGATTGCAAAGTTCCGTGAAACGGGTAGACAAAGTGGATATGCGGCCAAAAATCTTACAGTTTACCATAGAATTTAAATTAACTCTACAGCGTTTTTAAAATTGCCTTTGTAAAGTATTCCACGTGACAAAATCAGTCACATTCGTTTTCTTCCTGTTTCATGACTTTTTTTTGCTTCAATGACCACGTTTTTAGGCATATAACTCATGGAGCCAGCGGTGGACAGTACATTACTTCCCCTCACTTTTTTCGGTTACTCATTTGATTAGACTTTGCATGGTAGCGAAACTAAGGAAAGACCACTTCTTGGCAATGAATTAATTTGCGCTAATACTGGGCTATACTATTAGCTCTAAACTGCTCTTCTGGGACTGACACACTATAAATATCCAAAGGAGCAATCCAAAGTCAGCATTAGTGCTAATCTCCCTTCATTTAACTACAAAAAGCGATCAAAAGCACTTTATCGATCGCTGCAGAACGGATACCTCCTACTATAAATCGTTCATTCTTTGCATGGATGACTGTTGACTGTTTCTCTTAATTACACTTTAAAAAATGCATGCAAAATTAGTGCAAGCAACAAACAGTTTCAGAGTCACTATTTCCCCACTTTGAGTTAAAATTTACGACTCGATGACTTAAAAATCTTCTTCAAACATATCTATAGCGTTGTTGAAAATGCATGTTTCAAATTGAGTGGTGGTTTAGTGCACTGTATAAACACTTGAATGTGACAATTTATGCTTCATCGTAGGCAATCAATAGTGGTTATTTGATTGAGTCCTCAAGTAGCGCAAGTGTTTTCCATTAAATATATACGGTTTAATTGTGAAGCAATTCCAGAATTAATATTAATATACGTACACATAACTCAGACATTAActtattttcaaattaaattcaCAGCACTTGATATAGTGCACCAGATAGGTAAAATAAAGGAATtgtattcatttttaaaacaattccaaCAAACTCACTAAATCTACTTCAGAGTTCCGAAGATGAACTTTGCATAACTCAAAATGAGATCCCTAGTGTATCTAATGTGTGATGCTGCAGaggaaaatgaataaataatttgcaGAATAGTTCAATTCAATTTCCTTTTAGTTGTCTCAGTAATATTCAGAATCACTTTATTGTATCAAGGACATAAATTGAGAATGTAGAATCTCAGAAAAAGTTTACCAGTAAACAAGAATGTTGTGATTGGGTATCAGTGAACTTTAATAAATATCTCCCCTAACAAGTTGAGTAATTAACACATGGACAAAGTCATACATTCACAAACTAAGACAATTTATACAATGTTTTCATCTGTAGAAGATTtaaatggagctgtttttgtaaggtgtgttcaggagggtttcctaactcagtacgttgacaggccgacgaggggagaggccattctagacttggtgctcggaaacgagccggggcaggtatcagatcttgtggtgggagagcattttggtgatagtgaccataactgcctcacattctacatagctatggagaaggagaggattggcaaaatgggaggatatttaattggggaagaggaaactatgacgcgattagacatgagttgggaagcatggactgggagcaattgttccatggtaagggaactatagacatgtggagactgtttaaggaacagttgttgcgagtgatgagtaaatatgtccctctgagacaggcaagaaggggtaagataaaggaaccttggatgacgagagcagtggagcttcttgtgaaaaggatgaaggtagcttacataaggtggaggaagctagggtcaagttcagctagagaggattacacgcaggcaaggaaggagctcaaaaatggtctgaggagagccaggagggggtacgagaaaggcttggcagaaggaatcagggaaaacacaaaggcattttacacttatgtgaggaataagagaatggtcaaagaaagagtagggccgatcagggatagcatagggaacttgtgtgtggagtctgaggaggtaggggaagccctaaatgagttttttgcttctgtctttacgaaagaaacgaactttgtactgaatgaaacctttgaagagctggtgtgcatgctggaatggatagagatagaggaagctgatgtgctgaaaactttgtcaaacattaagattgacaagtcgccaggcctggaccagatttgtccttggctgctttgggaagcgagaaatgcaattacttcgccacttgcgaagatctttgcatcctcgctctccactggagtcgtacctgaggactggagagaggcaaatgtaattcctctcttcaagaaaggaaacagggaaatccccggcaattacagaacagtcagtctcatgtctgtcgtctgcaagtgttagaaaggattctgagggataggatttatgaccatctggaagagcatggcttgatcaaatacagtcaacacggctttgtgaggggtaggtcatgcctcacaaaccttatcgagttttttgaggatgtgactagaaaagttgatgagggtcgagctgtggatgtggtgtatatggacttcagtaaggcatttgataaggttccccatggtaggctcattcagaaggtcaggaggaatgggatacaggggaacttagctgcttggatacagaattggctggccaacagaagatagcaagtggtagtagaaggaaaatattctgcctggaagtcagtggtgagtggggttccacagggctctgtccttggacctctgctgtttgtaatttttattaatgacttggatgaggggattgaaggatgggtcagcaagtttgcagacgacacaaaggtcggaggtgtcgttgacagtatagagggctgttgtaggctgcagtgggacattgacaggatgcagagatgggctgagaggtggcagatggagttcaacctggataaatgcgaggtgatgcattttggaaggtcgaatttgaaagctgagtacaggattaaggataggattcttggcagtgtggaggaacagagggatcttggtgtgcaaatacatagatctcttaaaatggccacccaagtggacagggttgttaagaaagcatatggtgttttggctttcattagcagggggattgagtttaagagtcgtgagatcttgttgcagctctgtaaaactttggttagaccgcacttggaatactgcgtccagttctggtcgccctattataggaaagatgtggatgctttggagagggttcagaggaggtttaccaggatgctgcctggactggagggcttatcttatgaagaaaggttgactgagctcggtctcttttcattggagaaaaggaggaggaaaggggacctaattgaggtatacaagataatgagaggcatagatagagttgatagccagagactatttcccagggcagaaatggctagcacgaggggtcatagttttaagctggttggaggaaagaatagaggggatgtcagaggtgggttctttacacagagagttgtgagagcatggaatgtgttgccagcagcagttgtggaagcaaggtcattggggtcatttaagagactgctggacatgtatatggtcacagaaatttgagggtgcatacatgaggatcaatggtcggcacaacattgtgggctgaagggcctgttctgtgctgtactgttctatgttctatgttctatgtttcactTTAACGAGGTAGCCTTACAATTAATAACCACTGAAATGATCTTTCCTGCTCTTCCTGAGAATTGGTTAATTTTGCCATGTATGCAAtattgcatattttaaaaattcattcatgggacatgggcattgctagccaggccagcatttgttgcccaaccctaactgctcttgagaaggtgttgcagtccatgttccaccggtagacccacaatgccatgagggacggaattccaggatcttgacccaatgacacagaaggaacagtgatacatttccttTGGTCATTAAATGTCAATGATAAAAGCAAAACTGGCCAAATTACATTAGACCAGAGAGCAAAGAAGACTCAGAAGGATCTAAGCAAGGAATAAATGAGCAGTTACATTATTTTTCAGGGTCATGATGTGAAAGGAAGAGCAATGAAGGGATTGTCATAGACGACTGTAGGTGGATGGATAGAAAGACTGGAAGTATATTTTGGAAATATAAGAAAAGAAGAACTGGGTAGAATCATGACAATGTACTAATGCAAGGGAGAAATTGTAGCTGTAAGTCTCCAAAATATGAAATGAACAGTATTTGACACTTCCAATGCTGTACAAACTGTTTAATTATTTCACTCTGCTCAAATAACATAAAAAAACAAGCAATATTGCAATGTTAAATATGTTAAATCTTAATCCACAATTTGGACTATTTAAATCTTTGTTGTTTTCAAAGTCAAGGAGCAAGTGAGGAAATTACAATGAAGTATCAAAATGATGCCATCCTGATTTTGCCCGAATTCTACTGATCTTTACCAGTTTAAAATATCAATATAAAAACTTCAAAATGGTGCAAAACTGTAGTACATGACCCCATCAATATTATTGAATGTCTTGAATAGGTAAGCTTACTGGAAATTGGATTCGATCTGATTAAGAACGTAAAAATTGTGAGCAGATGCATTTATGTTGCCTTTCCACAGTAAAAAGAAGTAACGGTATGTTTTATTGATGCGTGTAAAGCAACAATGCATATTGAGACTATATTTGTGATATCACTATTTTTCAGAGAACCTAAGGCCACTGAGTTACTTTTacgtcatagaattcctataatgtggaggcaggccattcgcATCCACGCCGACGccagaacagcatcccacccagacacactcccccaccgCCGTCCTATCTCTGAAAACCTGTACTTCCCACGGTTAACCAGCCCAGCCAGCATATTTATGCACTGTCggaagaaactcacgcagacacagggagaatgtgcaaacttcaaacaGTCGCCGGAAGtggaaatcgaacctgggttcctagcactgtgaggcattTGAGCCAGTCACTGAGCTATCATTACCACCCAACTATATTCAGCACATTTCAGCATCAACTTTTTATTGACTTAAGCAATTAGACTTTGTTTTAACACCCAAAATCAAATAGTTTAATTTACTTTAATTTGTGGATTTGGCTATTGAGTGAAAAGGACTGGCTAATTTGTGAGAGTATGTGAATTTGCAGACTTCATGAATATTTCTCATGGTACTTGTGATATTAATTCAATGCGCATATGTAGCATTGCtgagagtaagaactgccgatgttggagtctgagataacatggtgtggagctgaaataacacaacaggtcaggcagcatcagaggagcaggaaagctggtgtttcaggtcgagatccttaaacgtcagctttcctgctcctctgatgctgcctggcctgctgtgttatagCATTACTGAGTTGCTCTGGGCATTTTGTAGCTGACGTTTTTGATGCGTTAAATATTCGTCCCCTAAAATAGATCAGCTGGAATTGTGTCAAAGGTTAAAACGTAAAACAACTGAAATAGCCGCTTAGTGTGTCACCTTCCTGTTTTGACAATGAATGATGAGGGTGTGTGACCAATCAACTCACAGAAGCAGTTTAGTCGTATATATTGAAATAAACTCCATGTCTTCATTTTATCAGTCATAGTATTTACATCAATGCACAGCTAGAGCTTCAAAGGCCTCAGAAACGCAATAGTTTATAGGAAGTGAGACGGGTTGAGTCCATGATATAAAGTCTTCATAGCAATGTGTGAATGCAAAGATAGGCATGAATGTTTATTTCTGCCCAACATGCTACGAGCAACAATCCCAATAGCCTTGCATCGTGATCTGACTTTGTCACTTCTTTCAGGCTACCATTGGGATCCTAACTCACCTGTGATCTGTATCTGCACAATCTCAAACCTGGACCTACGTTGGTGGATAAACATAAATTGTTAATAATGCTCCCACATTCATTTAAGAATTAGTTGATTTAGTCTGCTTGTGTTCTGTGTGACATTTTGAAGGAATTTGGGTGAGGCATACAAACAAGTCTATGTCAAATCCAACAATATTTAATTCAGAGATAACTCTCCAAAGGCACAGGGTTGATGAAAAGTTAGGATAATTGAATATAAGGTGCCGTTCCAAGGTAAAAGTGAACGCCTGACAAAACAACTTCAAAAGCCAAGGTGTAGCATTTACTTAATTTGCAATTACATCATGCTACTGCTGGCCTGCTGCAAAAGATGGCTATGACATTTAACAATCGAACGCTAATTGTGTAGTGGCAGTATACAACGGTTTTGAGCATAATTGGTGAGAACAATACTTGGTTTTGCTACACGAAGCTTCTGTAAAACATATGTAACTTCCTTTAGTTCCTGGTGATTATTGGGATTTCCCCAATATTATAGTTTTGCTTTGCAATTTTCATGGCATTATCTTCCCATTGTAAATGAACGTTCATCATTTATATAGGTTAGTTGACAAAACCGTTTAGCTATTTAAATGTAGATATGGAGATACATTGCAAAGTTCCAGTGATCTGTACTAAAGCGAAGAGctggaggctggaaatctgaaacaaaaacaaagtgctggagaaactcggcaagtctggcaggctttgtagagagaaacagttaacgttgcaagtccagtggcccttcaatAAAGGGGTCTTCCGACCTCCGTCAgtttgtttctatgtttttgaTTCTGTTCCAGTGATTTGTTAATTTCACTAATTGTACTGAGAAACTTGcatgatagagtcatagagatgtacagcacggaaacagacccttgagtccaactcgtccatgccgcccatttgccagcatttgtcctgtgtccctctaaaacccttcctattcttatatACATTccgatgcctttcaaatgttgtaattgtaccaccctccgcctctagcagttcattcgaAACTCGCGGCGCCCATGATACTTAACAGTGTATCTCTTGTGCCATTAACAATTTTAAACAGAATCTTTTTAAAGGTGCAGGCACCATAATTTCAGCGAAACAATTGCTCAGAGTATCCTAATTCACTTCATTTTTTGCAAAATTCACATTATTTAAATGTTCTGTAGAAAACGATTGCACttgcatgtcttttttaaaacagttttcatCATTTTGGAAATCTGAGCAAGTCCTGCTTCTTTacatataaaatatatatttagTTGCAATTTTGCATTATGTATGATCTATTCAGTCGTACATTTGGCAAAAAGTCATTTCCAATAATTTTAGAGACCAATTTCTTGGACAGATCACAAAGACCTATCCAGTTTCTGCTTAGTAAGAAGGCTCAAAATCGAAAAAACAAATGCAGTTCAGGCTGCTaaagttaaagttttttttaatatttaagaCTGATACTTATTAAAGCAAAGAATCAGAATCAATGCAACataaatgatggaaattggacgaaTTACCTGACTTATACTGAAATGGAACTCAGCCAAAAATGTGGTTGGAAATGCAATGTCAATATCCAGTACAGATCCAAGGTCCTAATAGAAGATGAGTTGCATTAAGACTGCCATTAAATTGAGTTTTCTCATGAAATTTTAATTAGAATTGAGAACTACTGCAGACTTCTGAGTAGAGCGAACATTTAAGGGTAGTCAAGGTGACTGAGGAACTTGCATTATTAAAACTCATGGAAAACAGATAAAGGCGTGGGAAATCTCCGCTGAGATTCTGGACCAGTAAGTGCTCGCAATGCTGCTGTAGAAAGTGATGGAACAGTCAGTGACGTACAGGGACAGAGCAACGAGGAACAGGGGAGATTTGGAGGAAAGAATAAACGATACAGAAATTAATCTACGTACAAGGTTTGATTTCAGAAATaagtgaaattgttttctgtCCTGAAAGTCAACTGCCATGTTTTTTTCCCtactttatatatatatttaagaAACTTCTTCATTGGTCCCACTGACCTGCATTTTATCCTGTTTTGACAGCACGATAGACAGAAGCCTGATGTTAAGAATTGAGATCCTCTATGCTCTTCAAGAGAATAACTGATAGGTGTTTGGTACCAGATCAAGAAATTAAGAAACCAAGTGATGTTTTTTCTGTCATATATACAAAATCTATTATTACTATTAATTGTTTTGAGTTTCAGTCAAGGAAAAGGAAAATGCGGAGATTTGTTATGTGGACTACACGAGGGATGTTGTCTCTTTGGAAACGACACACATCAGCATATTCGCTGCTGCAAGCTTCCCATTCACTCCTTTCTTGATAGCATAAGCTGGATCTTAAGAAAACTTTCGGGGATTTTTATATTGTGCGTATTGTTTGTCATCGGATATTTCCTACAACGCATTATCTGTCCGCCACCTCGGCGCTACCGAACAGACACAACTTCTTCATTGTTCAGCGAGAACCCGAATTACGCCTCAGATAACTCTTTGCTGGACCGATTTACTGATCAGGAATTACACGTGATTTCTCCACATGCTTGCACTACTCCTCGATCACCACCATCATACGAAGAAGTTAAAGATTTGCCGAGCTATGAGGAGTTCATGCATAGCAGAGACAGTATAGAAAGCACGGGCTCTCCAGTTACAGCAGATCGCAGGTTGCCGCTGCCGGAAACAGACGCAAGGTCAACTTGTGAAGCTGACACGCAGTCTCAGCCCCAACAATGATGTTCGTCCAGATTTTGAGGTTTATGAAAGTATACCATTGGAACCTGTAGAAACCTGCGGAATATTATTCCTGATCGTTTGGGGGCCATATCCATTTCAAAACGATATATTGTATATTCATTTCTTTTCCTGTTTACTTGTGATAAGGGAAGTCTGTGAGATGGATCAAACTTTTAACAACAAAATATGTTTTTGAGGTGGCGCTCAGGTTATCGTGTAAACCCAAAGAGGTTTTAGATTGAACTATTGGGAGCGTTTATCATTTTACATCTgctgtacttttaaaaaatagTCTGGGCAAACTATATCAAAATATACTATTAAACACTATTACAGTGTGTTTCTTTTGTTAGTTAAACAACAGTTTTGTTAGTTGGATTAATATACCGCCTATGGAGTAAAACGAGTAACGTTCACATACGTCTTTAGTGCATCAGGGCTCTAAAGTGACATTATCAATTGGTGTTATGCAAGGAGGTCAACTGCCAAAAGGTATCTTGCAATGTAAAAATATTTAGCAAATTTGTCTTTACTGAAGCAAATTAAGATTTGGAAGGTTCAGGTGAGAGCAATTACAGTGCTCACGATCATTTTGCAGGAAAAAAAGCATTGTTGGAACTACTACAACAACACTATTATCATTGTATTAAACGATTGTTGGATTGGTAGAAATCAAGCCAGATTTCTGATCTCGCGATTCCTTTGTTTGAGTTTTGATCAATGGAATAAGAAAATTCCCCAATTATTTTGCATCCGATTCTTGGGAAATGATTGCTCGTGAACTGGCGGATACATTTCTCAAGAAACTTCGACCTGATTaatcatagaatattacagcacagtacaggcccttcggccctcgatgttgtgccgacctgtcattccgatctcaagcccatctaacccacactattccatctacgACAGGAACAATGTAAACACAAAGCATGCTTGTACTACAAAACGGCAGGTGGGCAAGGTTCATTTTCTTACTTCTAGATGATGTATCTTCTGAGTGCGCACAATCTTGGCGGTCAGAAACTGCAAAATGCACTTGCTTTACAATGGGTGGTGTCTCTAAAGTTTAGTCGGCCTCCTTGACTTTATTTTACAGAAGCAATAATTCCTCGAGTCAACTGAATTTACATTTATGTTACATTTCCAAAGGAATCAACTGAACTTATGCAATATAATTAATATTTGGATATACGTTACAAACATTAACATCAACATTTGAGGTTCCACGAATGGTATTAAATCGGCATCATAACCAATAATACTTTTAATGACAGATATAAAACTGTTAAATGTTAGACAGCTTGTCTGCAAATCTGGAGTTATAACTGTAAATATAAAATGGAAAGTCGATGTATTAAATTGAAAAATCAAAAAAAGTTGTATTACTGTTTTTGAATAAAAACctgaagaactgctgatgctgtaaaccaggaaaaaaacaaagttgctggaaaagctcagcaggtctggcagcatctgtgaagaaaaaatcagagttctgagaagggtccctggacccgaaaatgttaactctgatttttttccttcacagatgctgccagacctgctgagcttttcagggattttgtttttgtttttacttctttTGAATCTCTGGCTTTAACTTATATAGTGACTGACAATTGGTCCCCGTCACAAATCTATTCACAAATAAATCACAGCATAAAAATCCTTTCACCAATGTTATCATGTAAACTTTAGGTTTAAACCTTTGGGAACTAATTTTTGCTACACTTGAAGTAAATACAATTTTTAGACTATTTCCACATAAATAATCTGATGGAAAACATGTCTTTATTCACTCAGGCCACCTGCACAAAATGAAGAAaccactttaaaacaaaaaaagtgttaATCAGAGCATTGTAATGTTTTTTGAAGTAAAACAACAAAACCTTTACTTAAAACACAATAAAACCATAGTAGCAGCATTAGGCAATTCTGCCCATCATGTCAGGTCCATCATttgaccatggctgatatgtttctcaacctcattcttctgctttctccagTAATCCTTGGTCCCCATACCAAATAAGAACGTATCCATCTCTGACTTCAATGTGCTCAATGCCCCAGCCTCCTGAGACGTCTGCAGCAATGACTTCTACccacagattaactaccctctgcctgaagaaattcctcctcatctcagttcctgGGGGTAGTCCCTTCAGActgaggctgtgctcttgggtcctagtctctcctagtattggaaatatcttctccacatttactgtgtccaggcctctcagtattctttaaggttcaatcagatcctcctcattcttctgaacttcattGAGAACAGACCCAGAGTCATCACCCGCTTCTCATATGATGAGCCattcatcctcaggatcattatcgtaaacctcctctggaaccccttcaaggccagcacatccttcctcagatacagggcccaaaactgctcacaatattccaaatgaggtctgaCCAGACCCTAATAcatttctgctgttgtattccattgcatttgtctttctaactgctaactgaaccttCATGtgaaccttaagagaattctaaATTT
The sequence above is drawn from the Stegostoma tigrinum isolate sSteTig4 chromosome 14, sSteTig4.hap1, whole genome shotgun sequence genome and encodes:
- the LOC125457730 gene encoding uncharacterized membrane protein C3orf80 homolog — encoded protein: MFFLSYIQNLLLLLIVLSFSQGKGKCGDLLCGLHEGCCLFGNDTHQHIRCCKLPIHSFLDSISWILRKLSGIFILCVLFVIGYFLQRIICPPPRRYRTDTTSSLFSENPNYASDNSLLDRFTDQELHVISPHACTTPRSPPSYEEVKDLPSYEEFMHSRDSIESTGSPVTADRRLPLPETDARSTCEADTQSQPQQ